One window of Halorussus sp. MSC15.2 genomic DNA carries:
- a CDS encoding lamin tail domain-containing protein, whose translation MNRRTFLSALATAAGSSAAGIELTGRSRAASGRIPELEAYSTSSLVTYDYAPLTDDAHVAVWAEDTATNGDGDTSADAVSYGEDTPIPVVASDWNVVGFGSMLVTDADTDWQTGNEEFVLNVWDDALGGSGTVLWDEGHGQYYTLSKFAEFDGYAENNGYAVSATTSLTADLSAADAAVITSPSTAFTQSELSALGDFVSNGGWLFLHDQSDHSNYDETANLNDVASHLELAFRFNDDQVTDEIRNGGEPYQPVTTQFNTAFSYFGDRDGLGLDPEKTYTVSVTEVIDGDTVKVTFDDGTTENIRILGTDTPEKSSNSQYERVEEWEGIESNTYLEARADDATNFGKSELGGKSVDLAFDDNEPVRDAFDRVLGYIYYDASGDGNRDANYNHRLVKNGHARVYDSSFAKHDAFVDSETTARADGTQVWAESDPGNSTEIRDNPVDDLFFPQTASVRTASGGVPDSRVPVYAESTATQDLDGGYAYSGDIPLVAVDEDANVGVVGGPFIDESYEKSEGYSTDTSSYGNFAFLTNLVDYLADTSGDVLVDGGHGQFGASYGLSAEDTAYYMRYLEGQDVALEGVNEFTGANLDGARAVVVTTPPESFTQSEIDALNDFVADGGAVVLVGSGKTTAAARANVNDLADGLGTDLQVNADRVLDDTNSVATSPEVPETTVFDGSFPLFDAYTPGTSSDYSVSIPTISEDGSTLDDEYVDVKNDGSSAQDLTGWTLEDEAGHTYGFPDGFSLGAGDTVRVHTGSGTDSSTDLYWDRGSAVWNDGGDTASVYDDAGNLAAEKTYPTNDSDSKIAVKTVSEAGSTLNDEYVDFENTGSSAQDLTGWTVEDEADHTYGFPDGFSLGAGETVRLHSGDGTDSATDLYWGGSYVWNDGGDTVSLYDAGGTLHTEYSY comes from the coding sequence ATGAACCGACGTACGTTCCTCTCGGCGCTCGCGACCGCGGCCGGCAGTTCGGCCGCGGGTATCGAACTCACCGGTCGGAGTCGGGCGGCGTCCGGTCGGATACCGGAACTCGAAGCGTACTCCACGTCGAGTCTGGTGACCTACGACTACGCACCGCTCACGGACGACGCCCACGTCGCGGTCTGGGCCGAGGACACCGCGACGAACGGCGACGGTGACACCAGCGCCGACGCCGTCTCCTACGGCGAGGATACCCCGATTCCGGTCGTGGCGAGCGACTGGAACGTCGTCGGCTTCGGGTCGATGCTGGTCACGGACGCCGACACCGACTGGCAGACGGGGAACGAAGAGTTCGTCCTCAACGTCTGGGACGACGCGCTCGGCGGTTCGGGCACCGTCCTCTGGGACGAGGGTCACGGCCAGTACTACACTCTCTCGAAGTTCGCGGAGTTCGACGGCTACGCCGAGAACAACGGGTACGCGGTGAGCGCGACCACCTCGCTGACCGCCGACCTCTCGGCTGCGGACGCGGCGGTCATCACGTCGCCGAGTACCGCGTTCACTCAGTCGGAACTGAGTGCTCTCGGGGACTTCGTGTCGAACGGCGGGTGGCTGTTCCTCCACGACCAGTCGGACCACAGTAACTACGACGAGACCGCGAATCTCAACGACGTGGCGAGCCACCTCGAACTCGCGTTTCGGTTCAACGACGACCAAGTGACCGACGAGATTCGCAACGGCGGCGAACCGTACCAACCGGTCACGACGCAGTTCAACACCGCGTTCTCCTACTTCGGCGACCGGGACGGACTCGGACTCGACCCCGAGAAGACCTACACGGTGTCTGTCACGGAGGTCATCGACGGCGACACGGTGAAGGTCACGTTCGACGACGGGACGACCGAGAACATCCGCATCCTCGGCACGGACACCCCCGAGAAGTCCTCGAACAGTCAGTACGAGCGCGTAGAGGAGTGGGAGGGAATCGAGTCCAACACCTACCTCGAAGCCCGGGCGGACGACGCCACTAACTTCGGCAAGAGCGAACTCGGCGGGAAGTCCGTGGACCTCGCGTTCGACGACAACGAACCGGTCCGGGACGCGTTCGACCGCGTCCTCGGCTACATCTACTACGACGCGTCGGGCGACGGGAACCGGGACGCCAACTACAACCACCGACTCGTGAAGAACGGTCACGCCCGCGTCTACGACTCGTCGTTCGCTAAGCACGACGCGTTCGTCGACTCCGAGACGACCGCGAGAGCCGACGGGACGCAGGTCTGGGCCGAGAGCGACCCCGGGAACTCCACCGAGATTCGCGACAACCCCGTGGACGACCTCTTCTTCCCCCAGACCGCGAGCGTCCGGACGGCGTCCGGCGGCGTTCCGGACTCCCGGGTCCCGGTCTACGCCGAGTCCACGGCCACGCAGGACCTCGACGGCGGCTACGCCTACAGCGGGGACATTCCGTTGGTAGCGGTGGACGAGGACGCCAACGTCGGCGTAGTCGGCGGTCCCTTCATCGACGAGAGCTACGAGAAGTCGGAGGGGTACAGCACCGATACGTCGAGTTACGGCAACTTCGCCTTCCTGACGAACCTCGTGGACTACCTCGCCGACACTTCTGGCGACGTTCTCGTCGACGGCGGCCACGGTCAGTTCGGCGCGAGTTACGGTCTCTCGGCCGAGGACACCGCCTACTACATGCGTTACCTCGAAGGACAGGACGTCGCGCTGGAGGGCGTCAACGAGTTCACCGGTGCGAACCTCGACGGCGCGCGAGCGGTCGTCGTCACGACGCCGCCCGAGTCGTTCACACAGAGCGAAATCGACGCCCTGAACGACTTCGTCGCCGACGGCGGCGCGGTGGTTCTAGTGGGGAGTGGCAAGACCACGGCGGCGGCCCGCGCGAACGTCAACGACCTCGCCGACGGACTCGGCACCGACCTCCAAGTCAACGCCGACCGAGTGCTGGACGACACCAACAGCGTCGCCACCAGTCCGGAAGTGCCCGAGACGACCGTCTTCGACGGCTCCTTCCCGCTGTTCGACGCCTACACGCCCGGCACGTCGTCGGACTACTCGGTGTCGATTCCGACAATAAGCGAAGACGGTTCGACGCTCGACGACGAGTACGTGGACGTGAAAAACGACGGGTCGAGCGCGCAGGACCTGACCGGATGGACTCTCGAAGACGAAGCGGGCCACACCTACGGCTTCCCCGATGGCTTCTCGCTGGGGGCGGGCGACACCGTGCGCGTCCACACCGGGAGCGGCACCGACTCCTCGACCGACCTCTACTGGGACCGCGGGTCGGCGGTCTGGAACGACGGCGGCGACACGGCGTCCGTCTACGACGACGCCGGGAATCTGGCCGCCGAGAAGACGTACCCGACCAACGACTCCGACAGCAAAATCGCCGTGAAGACGGTCAGCGAGGCCGGTTCCACGCTCAACGACGAGTACGTGGACTTCGAGAACACCGGGTCGAGCGCGCAGGACCTGACCGGGTGGACCGTCGAAGACGAGGCGGACCACACCTACGGGTTCCCCGACGGTTTCTCGCTGGGGGCGGGCGAGACGGTGCGACTCCACTCGGGCGACGGCACCGACTCCGCGACGGACCTCTACTGGGGCGGGTCGTACGTCTGGAACGACGGCGGCGACACGGTGTCGCTCTACGACGCGGGCGGAACTCTGCACACCGAGTATAGTTACTGA
- a CDS encoding succinylglutamate desuccinylase/aspartoacylase family protein codes for MRHDSERITLARLPSGGKVKTTVHTYEGSADGPTVYAQAAQHGHEINGTETLRRVHDRLTADGTELAGRVVAVPVADPLTFDRVSYTTPEQLDSVNRNMNRVWPGDADGTLHERMAATLWEYVADADAVLDLHTGSADMLTHVVFMEGDAESRALAEAFGTDLLLSEEAGEDADAEWDARDFGGKLRVVASREGIPTVTPELAHNKHLVEDAVEAGVSGTLNVLRHLGLLAGDPTADDPTVARNHLGRVTADDSGLFRVDPDREVGERVEAGERVGTLYDPTSYEVLQRVETDRGGILYSLTQEATVTAGEKLLSVALVREE; via the coding sequence ATGCGACACGATTCCGAGCGCATCACGCTCGCTCGACTACCCTCGGGCGGGAAGGTCAAAACGACGGTTCATACCTACGAGGGGTCTGCGGACGGCCCGACGGTCTACGCACAGGCCGCACAGCACGGCCACGAGATAAACGGCACCGAGACCCTCCGGCGGGTCCACGACCGCCTCACCGCCGACGGGACCGAACTCGCAGGTCGAGTGGTCGCCGTCCCGGTCGCCGACCCGCTCACCTTCGACCGGGTCTCGTACACGACCCCGGAGCAGTTGGACAGCGTCAACCGGAACATGAACCGGGTCTGGCCGGGCGACGCCGACGGGACCCTCCACGAACGCATGGCCGCGACGCTCTGGGAGTACGTCGCGGACGCCGACGCGGTCCTCGACCTCCACACCGGGAGCGCGGACATGCTCACCCACGTCGTGTTCATGGAGGGCGACGCGGAGTCCCGCGCGCTCGCGGAGGCGTTCGGCACCGACCTCCTGCTCTCGGAGGAGGCGGGCGAGGACGCCGACGCCGAGTGGGACGCCCGCGACTTCGGCGGGAAACTCCGGGTCGTGGCGTCCCGGGAGGGCATCCCGACCGTCACGCCGGAACTCGCCCACAACAAACACCTCGTTGAGGACGCCGTCGAGGCGGGCGTGTCGGGCACGCTGAACGTCCTCCGACACCTCGGCCTGCTCGCGGGCGACCCGACCGCCGACGACCCGACGGTGGCGCGCAACCACCTCGGCCGAGTCACGGCCGACGACTCCGGACTGTTCCGGGTCGACCCCGACCGCGAGGTGGGCGAGCGCGTCGAGGCGGGCGAACGCGTCGGCACGCTCTACGACCCGACGAGCTACGAGGTGCTACAGCGCGTCGAGACCGACCGTGGAGGAATCCTCTACTCGCTCACGCAGGAGGCGACCGTAACCGCCGGTGAGAAACTGCTGAGCGTCGCGCTCGTCCGCGAAGAGTGA
- a CDS encoding gamma-glutamylcyclotransferase family protein, with protein sequence MDADQSTERDFSDVGIIVYGSLLYPDEWDDLPHPSYERGIRVRVRGYKRILNNEADFRSYTGMRRAVLNVVPDPDAWINGILVPRLYDDEKGELIDRESGYTMEEVDSDDIEFYDSAREDALSVPVKIAVGEKQRDDILPIPGYLKICLKGARYWGTDFYDDFVHSTEVATGETLERYLQEWGNGKESPEYVHGNENER encoded by the coding sequence ATGGACGCCGACCAGTCTACCGAACGCGATTTCAGTGACGTCGGGATTATCGTTTACGGCAGTCTGCTCTATCCGGACGAGTGGGACGACCTTCCCCATCCCTCTTACGAACGGGGTATCAGGGTCCGAGTCCGGGGATACAAGCGGATACTGAACAACGAAGCCGACTTCCGGTCGTACACCGGGATGCGTCGAGCGGTGCTCAACGTCGTCCCGGACCCGGACGCGTGGATAAACGGGATACTCGTGCCGCGCCTCTACGACGACGAGAAGGGGGAACTGATAGACAGGGAGAGCGGGTACACGATGGAGGAAGTCGATAGCGACGATATCGAGTTCTACGATTCGGCGCGGGAGGACGCACTGTCGGTCCCGGTCAAAATCGCCGTCGGCGAGAAGCAACGCGACGACATCCTCCCCATTCCAGGGTACCTAAAAATTTGCCTGAAAGGGGCGAGATATTGGGGCACTGATTTCTACGACGATTTTGTACACTCTACGGAGGTGGCGACCGGGGAGACCCTCGAACGCTACCTTCAGGAGTGGGGCAATGGGAAGGAATCACCCGAGTACGTTCACGGTAACGAGAACGAACGATAG
- a CDS encoding winged helix-turn-helix domain-containing protein, protein MSEDCDVEDIAALLEDETVRTILTATSIEPMSANALSERCGASEPTIYRRLEDLRAYDLVESQTRLDTAAGHHHKVYSPRLERVTVELVEGSLTVEVSRREDVADRFTDLVEGM, encoded by the coding sequence GTGAGTGAGGACTGCGACGTGGAGGACATCGCCGCCCTCCTCGAAGACGAGACGGTGCGCACAATCCTCACAGCAACCAGCATCGAACCCATGTCAGCCAACGCATTGAGCGAACGGTGCGGCGCATCGGAGCCGACGATTTACCGGCGACTGGAGGACCTGCGAGCGTACGACCTCGTGGAGTCTCAGACCCGCCTCGACACCGCGGCGGGCCACCACCACAAAGTGTACTCGCCTCGCCTCGAACGCGTGACCGTCGAACTCGTCGAGGGGTCGCTCACCGTCGAAGTCAGTCGCCGCGAGGACGTGGCCGACAGGTTCACCGACCTCGTCGAGGGGATGTGA